The genomic window TATTagcgcgtattataataaatcatactaCAAAAAACGGGTACTTACGAGTAGTTAGACGGGTCAAGTCAAATCAAACGTAAGCCCCGTCTAATAAAACTCTCGGGCTcttaaacgattaaaaaaaaaaaactaaacgtcttaaaatttattaaaataataataaaaaaaaaagatcctGTAATAACGTTTTTCGTTTGGTTTAATATGTGTCGTCGTCCGTTGGATGTGTTTGCAGGTCGCAAGAAGAAAAAGGACAAGGGCGGCCAAGTGTATCTGATGATGCTCAAAGGCGGTCTGCTGGCCATGGCGTACAAAGGCCTGGCGTTGTTGGCCGGCAAGGCTCTGTTGGTGAGCAAGATCGCACTGACGTTGGCCATTCTGGTGGCGTTCAAGAAGCTGTTCAGCGGCGGCGGTCACGGTGGATCGTCCAAGACGACGTACGAGATCGTCAAGCAGCCGGTGATGACGCACTCGCACCAGTACGCCGCGCCCGGTGCCGCCGACACGTTCGGCAGCTACGACAACAGCGGACCGTACGCGCGAAGCATCGCCCAACCGGACGTCGTGCCTTACCCGCAGCTCGCCGCGTACAGGGCTCACGTCAGGGGCGTGAGTGGCGGTCCAGCGATGATGTCGTCCGCAGCTTCGTCACAGTCGTCCGCCGTGCAACACGATTCCGGTCCCAGAGACGAAGCGCTCTGAACGCGCCCGGCTCGTTTCCCGACCGACCGATCCCGTCGGGTCTCAGCAGCCGTAGCTGACCCCACCGCAGCcaccaactatattatataacttcatCGCATGAaccaagatattattatatattattttcggtCTCCCGGGAACCCGTCTAAGACTTCGTAATTGAATAAagctatatacattataatatcatcatatcattataaactatttatttatttattttattatcgccttttttatacatatatatatatatatttatatattaaatacatagtataataagcgtataatatattatatttttattattactgcagCTCTACCGCGTTCTCCGatcgcaattattattattattattattattattattattattatgaataactgATTGTGCTCAATGTTGTgtcgtacaatattttttatattttatttaagattaagaataataaaaaaaaaaataataattataaaaccaacCAGTTTACGTTATTAACGGGTccgacatattattttaaactttgtacATCGGAATAGTCGTATATGTGTATGCTCTTGCTCGTGTTTAATATCCGTCAATCGATTTGATATAGATCCTCGAATGCATTATAAATGTCTttcattagataaaatattaaagttgcttaaaattaacgatttaatttgtatgaacAAAATGTTTGTAGGCTGTATACATTAAGAGTAGTCTTTAAgactattaaacaaatatatattatacaattacataATGTTGGTAGGAAAGAGGGTcacattatcaaaataaataattttggggGTCGTggatcaaaaaaaattgtgcaccACTGATATctacagatattttaaatacaatttaagttatttttttattttagtatttttagtaatattattttaataatatgaacgcAATACCtacattcataaattttagtttatatgtacatatttgtattgaaatataataataaataagttgcTACAATGCCACATTTTTACGAAACATGTAGGACGTAGCCACGTAGCCTaacgtaggtataaaattatttcagacttcaataaaagttattcataattattttcataaagttATTTGGGGCTTCATAATGATTTGGGTTAGGAATAGAAGAGGAAGCCCTTATTATCATCTTCATACGCTTTCTCAAACGACTCCAATTTCATTCTAACCTTTTCATAAAAAGTCTTTCCTAGGTAATCCGAATCactggttaaaaaaaaaggagaaaagtcaaattatattttttttacctaaattaAATCGTTGATCTGCACTCTggtaaaaaataggtaatgaTCCAACTGAGGGTGGCACAATTTTCAGCCAGTAcagttttctttaaaatttataattataaaaagtttactgaacttaatatgatattatccaaaaatgtgatttttataaaaattattaggtacctgcaaatttgtgaaaaaataataaaataaaataatcggcagtacaataaaatattatacctaatatacctaatacattagTTCAGTGGTTCTTAACCTTTTGTAGATGACGGACCCcatga from Aphis gossypii isolate Hap1 chromosome 1, ASM2018417v2, whole genome shotgun sequence includes these protein-coding regions:
- the LOC126555856 gene encoding uncharacterized protein LOC126555856 isoform X1, with the protein product MDTSLLWLTVLGCTMCMASSEGPPSSTPEVSGFRMMFNAYRQCSDQPEMVVCLKSRALRMLDRAIHMENIQITDGISLVKKSENNGRSLEVDNSEVAENVIPENSADFGKHVDSMLYEKLSRFARSRSLQLSMPQMFEEGRDLDDGVYLTGRKKKKDKGGQVYLMMLKGGLLAMAYKGLALLAGKALLVSKIALTLAILVAFKKLFSGGGHGGSSKTTYEIVKQPVMTHSHQYAAPGAADTFGSYDNSGPYARSIAQPDVVPYPQLAAYRAHVRGVSGGPAMMSSAASSQSSAVQHDSGPRDEAL
- the LOC126555856 gene encoding uncharacterized protein LOC126555856 isoform X2, translated to MDTSLLWLTVLGCTMCMASSEGPPSSTPEVSGFRMMFNAYRQCSDQPEMVVCLKSRALRMLDRAIHMENIQITDGISLVKKSENNGRSLEVDNSEVAENVIPENSADFGKHVDSMLYEKLSRFARSRSLQLSMPQMFEEGRDLDDGRKKKKDKGGQVYLMMLKGGLLAMAYKGLALLAGKALLVSKIALTLAILVAFKKLFSGGGHGGSSKTTYEIVKQPVMTHSHQYAAPGAADTFGSYDNSGPYARSIAQPDVVPYPQLAAYRAHVRGVSGGPAMMSSAASSQSSAVQHDSGPRDEAL